In Vitis vinifera cultivar Pinot Noir 40024 chromosome 17, ASM3070453v1, one genomic interval encodes:
- the LOC100262064 gene encoding LOB domain-containing protein 27, whose product MTLKGGTSQACAACKYQRRKCSSECPLAPYFPPDQPKMFADAHRLFGVSNILKILKQLDPTQKLTAMQSIIYQATIRERYPVSGCLGLICQLHYQIRQTEDELHVVLSQLEICRQHHHQQIQMASAPSDSSSSPLELGCSALSLHHNPPPPPPEYNAVSVAGGGDGGLPVGVGTHHPYSPTTNAPFNFDFLDPKDNSLNPVWPQNSFSITNNNDVHNSLTIQPQPVATQPLPLQPQAAQDYDEIHPFFDTFDDRQSYVDSKEAYESSSESSFKDATQSTDNVAENELKSAAACFSLISLGQ is encoded by the exons ATGACCCTTAAAGGTGGGACTAGCCAAGCATGCGCTGCCTGCAAGTACCAGAGGAGGAAGTGCTCCTCTGAGTGTCCTCTTGCCCCTTACTTCCCTCCTGATCAGCCCAAAATGTTTGCCGACGCTCACAGGCTCTTTGGTGTCAGCAACATCCTTAAAATTCTCAAGCAATTGGACCCCACCCAGAAACTCACCGCCATGCAGTCCATCATCTACCAGGCCACCATCCGTGAGCGCTATCCGGTTAGCGGCTGCTTGGGTTTGATTTGCCAACTCCATTACCAAATCCGCCAGACCGAGGACGAGCTTCATGTTGTCCTTTCACAGCTTGAAATCTGCCGCCAGCACCACCACCAACAGATACAGATGGCCTCTGCACCCAGTGATTCCTCCTCTTCCCCCTTGGAGCTAGGCTGCAGTGCCCTCTCTCTCCATCATaaccctcctcctcctcctccggAATACAACGCTGTTTCTGTTGCTGGCGGTGGTGATGGTGGTCTGCCTGTTGGAGTTGGAACCCATCACCCATATTCTCCTACGACCAATGCGcctttcaattttgatttcctTGATCCCAAAGACAATTCTCTGAATCCTGTGTGGCCTCAGAATTCATTCAGTATCACCAACAACAATGATGTTCACAATTCCTTGACAATCCAGCCTCAACCCGTTGCCACACAGCCCTTACCCCTCCAACCCCAGGCTGCCCAGGATTATGATGAGATACATCCATTCTTCGATACTTTTGACGACAGACAGTCATACGTAGATTCCAAAGAGGCTTATGAATCAAG CTCGGAATCATCCTTCAAAGATGCCACCCAGTCCACTGACAATGTTGCTGAGAATGAATTGAAAAGCGCTGCGGCATGCTTCAGTCTCATCAGTCTCGGCCAATGA